A single Xenopus laevis strain J_2021 chromosome 3S, Xenopus_laevis_v10.1, whole genome shotgun sequence DNA region contains:
- the LOC108712451 gene encoding protein kinase C theta type, whose amino-acid sequence MALVLLSGQEIPKEEKEKKEKIYEEEKKDIHGEADGKHKLKKRSRSPDNSPADGRNQKKIREEAETTLPLNISNYRLLKQLGEGNFGKVMLASYVIKDQLVAVKIIEKKRENIFKFVTREASVLQLADRCPFLCRGMATFQTQSLMLLVLEYISGGTLDDLIKSRGRLTSDQILFYSSELAVGLKFLHANGIVHRDLKPENILVDEDGHLKIADFGLVCTNMFGSKTRRGICGTPGYIPPEVLSNKKYNSGADWWSFGVTLYEMATGTLPFPRTGTEQEQVERIIGGEPEYPEFLSTELRDLLQQLLKKKAVQRLGVYSDICDHPFYSTIDWVEAERRGLLPPVIPTTSVKGLSEENIPFPEEDPSVTHMVSDFNYVDPSWQG is encoded by the exons ATGGCGCTTGTTTTGTTATCAGGCCAAGAGATTCcaaaagaagaaaaggagaagaaagagaaaatctatgaagaagagaagaaggaTATCCACGGAGAAGCAGACGGAAAGCATAAATTGAAGAAACGATCCAGGAGTCCAGATAACAGCCCAGCTG ATGGAAGAAACCAGAAGAAGATTCGAGAGGAAGCAGAAACAACACTGCCCCTTAATATCAGCAACTACCGCCTTCTGAAACAGCTAGGTGAAGGTAACTTTGGCAAG GTGATGTTGGCATCTTATGTCATCAAAGACCAACTGGTTGCAGTGAAAATCATCGAAAAGAAACGGGAGAACATCTTCAAGTTTGTCACGAGAGAGGCATCAGTTCTACAGCTTGCAGACAGATGCCCATTTCTATGCCGGGGAATGGCAACATTTCAAACTCAG TCACTCATGCTGCTAGTGCTGGAGTATATCAGTGGCGGCACACTGGATGACCTCATAAAGAGCAGAGGACGTCTGACCAGTGACCAAATACT GTTTTATTCTTCAGAACTAGCAGTAGGTTTGAAGTTCCTGCATGCAAACGGGATCGTGCATCG TGACCTCAAGCCTGAGAATATTTTGGTGGATGAAGACGGTCATTTGAAGATCGCTGATTTTGGCCTTGTGTGCACCAACATGTTTGGATCAAAGACTCGGCGTGGAATTTGTGGAACACCAGGTTATATACCCCCAGAG GTTTTATCAAACAAGAAATACAATTCAGGAGCTGATTGGTGGTCGTTCGGTGTCACCTTATATGAAATGGCCACCGGCACATTACCATTTCCACGGACAGGCACGGAGCAAGAACAAGTAGAAAGGATTATAGGTGGAGAGCCTGAGTATCCTGAATTCCTTTCTACTGAATTGCGTGACCTCCTACAACAG CTCTTGAAGAAGAAGGCCGTCCAACGCCTTGGGGTATATTCCGACATCTGTGACCACCCATTTTATTCCACAATTGATTGGGTGGAAGCGGAGAGAAGAGGACTGCTGCCCCCTGTTATACCAACTACA TCAGTTAAGGGACTCAGTGAGGAAAACATCCCGTTCCCAGAGGAGGACCCCAGTGTGACCCACATGGTCAGCGATTTCAACTACGTTGACCCAAGCTGGCAGGGGTAA
- the sap30l.S gene encoding histone deacetylase complex subunit SAP30L-A, whose translation MNGFSTEEDSRDGPPAQAAPFFGQTCCLIDGGERCPRPAGNASFSKRVQKSISQKKLKLDIDKNVRHLYICDFHKNYIQSVRNKRKRKTSDDGGDSPEHETDIPEVDLFQLQVNTLRRYKRYYKLQTRPGLNKAQLAEVLFNSERTLINVVHETKFLINKIIKGVVHLSNTFIS comes from the exons ATGAACGGATTCAGCACGGAGGAGGATAGTCGTGATGGGCCCCCGGCCCAGGCTGCACCTTTCTTTGGACAGACCTGCTGTCTGATAGACGGAGGAGAGCGCTGTCCTCGGCCCGCTGGGAACGCGTCGTTCAGTAAGAGAGTGCAGAAGAGCATCTcgcagaaaaaactcaaactggACATCGATAAGAAT GTTCGGCACCTCTACATATGTGACTTTCACAAAAATTACATCCAGAGTGTTAGGAACAAAAGAAAGCGTAAAACCAGTGATGACGGGGGGGATTCTCCAGAGCACGAAACAGATATCCCAGAG GTGGATCTGTTTCAGCTGCAAGTGAACACACTGCGCAGATACAAGAGATATTACAAGCTGCAGACTCGTCCTGGACTTAACAAGGCCCAGCTTGCAGAGGTGCTCTTTAATTCTGaaaggactttgataaatgttgTTCATGAAACCaagtttttaattaataaaataattaaaggggttgttcacctttcaaacacttttatcagttaa